The following proteins come from a genomic window of Anaerolineales bacterium:
- a CDS encoding rubrerythrin family protein, whose amino-acid sequence MDENEHTAAIASLNDEINGAYLYDNLAQVEKDSRLAEVYHRMADVERRHATEWVERLKADGVSIPEFKPSWRSRTLAWAARRFGVAAVLPTIMGNEQKDSRKYAHTANSAGMAADEASHNRLLNHVARSMKGGMEGGSLAQLEGRHRAGGGNALRAAVLGANDGLVSNLSLVMGVAGAALSNTTILVTGMAGLLAGAISMALGEWLSVQSSRELYKHQIGIEKAELMAAPQEEAEELALIYEARGLPREDAQRMAQHIISDPSSALETLSREELNVDPSELGGSAWEAALTSFFLFSVGAIIPVLPYIFLNGYTAVIVSTVLSAFGLFAIGSGITLFTGRSVLYSGFRQVLFGLVAAGITFGLGKLIGGNLAG is encoded by the coding sequence ATGGATGAGAATGAGCATACCGCCGCTATAGCCAGCCTGAACGACGAGATCAACGGTGCTTATCTTTATGACAACCTGGCGCAGGTTGAGAAGGATAGCCGACTGGCAGAAGTTTATCATCGGATGGCAGACGTGGAGCGCAGGCATGCTACCGAATGGGTTGAACGCTTGAAAGCTGATGGGGTGTCAATCCCGGAATTTAAACCGAGTTGGCGCAGTCGCACGCTTGCTTGGGCTGCCCGGCGTTTTGGTGTAGCTGCAGTCTTGCCGACCATTATGGGTAACGAACAAAAGGATAGCCGGAAATATGCCCACACTGCTAACAGTGCCGGCATGGCAGCTGATGAGGCATCTCATAATCGTCTATTGAACCATGTCGCCCGTTCCATGAAAGGTGGTATGGAAGGTGGGAGCTTGGCCCAGCTGGAAGGCAGGCATCGCGCGGGAGGCGGAAATGCGTTGCGGGCAGCAGTGCTTGGAGCCAATGACGGCCTGGTTTCAAATCTCAGCCTGGTAATGGGTGTGGCTGGAGCGGCATTAAGTAACACGACCATCCTGGTGACAGGGATGGCTGGTCTGCTGGCAGGTGCGATCTCCATGGCACTGGGTGAATGGCTTTCAGTGCAAAGCTCGCGCGAGCTGTATAAACACCAGATAGGGATCGAAAAAGCCGAGCTGATGGCCGCCCCGCAGGAAGAGGCGGAAGAGCTGGCTTTGATTTATGAAGCACGCGGCCTACCCAGGGAAGATGCTCAACGTATGGCCCAGCATATCATCAGTGACCCATCCTCCGCGCTGGAAACTCTTTCTCGCGAGGAGCTCAACGTGGATCCATCAGAGCTAGGTGGCTCTGCCTGGGAGGCTGCCCTGACTTCGTTTTTCCTGTTTTCGGTTGGCGCGATCATACCAGTGCTACCATATATCTTCCTGAATGGATACACAGCGGTGATAGTGAGCACGGTCTTGAGTGCCTTTGGCTTGTTTGCCATTGGGTCTGGTATCACCCTGTTCACAGGGCGCAGCGTGCTGTACTCTGGCTTCCGGCAAGTGCTATTCGGGCTTGTGGCTGCCGGGATCACCTTCGG